A genome region from Triticum aestivum cultivar Chinese Spring chromosome 2B, IWGSC CS RefSeq v2.1, whole genome shotgun sequence includes the following:
- the LOC123045030 gene encoding ubiquitin-conjugating enzyme E2 2 — protein sequence MSTPSRKRLMRDFKRLQHDPPAGISGAPHDNNIMLWNAVIFGPDDTPWDGGTFKLTLQFTEDYPNKPPTVRFVSRMFHPNIYADGSICLDILQNQWSPIYDVAAILTSIQSLLCDPNPNSPANSEAARMFSENKREYNRKVREIVEQSWTAD from the exons ATGTCGACGCCGTCGAGAAAGCGCCTGATGCGGGACTTCAAGCGGCTGCAGCATGACCCACCGGCCGGGATCAGCGGCGCGCCGCACGACAACAACATCATGCTCTGGAACGCCGTCATCTTCGG GCCGGATGATACGCCATGGGACGGAG GCACGTTCAAGCTTACCTTGCAGTTTACAGAAGATTACCCCAACAAGCCGCCAACTGTTCGTTTTGTCTCTAGGATGTTTCACCCAAATA TTTATGCAGATGGGAGCATCTGCTTGGATATTCTACAGAACCAGTGGAGCCCTATATATGACGTTGCTGCCATATTGACTTCTATTCAG TCCTTGCTGTGTGATCCAAACCCCAACTCTCCAGCAAATTCGGAAGCTGCCAGAATGTTCAGCGAGAACAAGCGAGAGTACAACCGCAAAGTCCGCGAGATCGTGGAGCAGAGCTGGACTGCTGACTAA